ATCTTATATTCAAGACGATATCAAGAAATAATCATCGTCGACACGAGTTACTtggttttgggttctgtcccctagccgagacataccaaagtctttaaaatggtagttgctactcctgcttagcgctcagcatagttggagtggaacgactggttcgcccgttgtcaatataatatGACCAGCTGGGTGTTACTGGATGccttcagcagtatgcttcagtgaggtataGCACTATATATAAATCGGCAAATGGCCCATCATGATCACAAGAaaacttaacacgaacatatcacagcctcccaaaacatccatacgcactcgccacacgcatgcacgTCGCACATATGGGAGgttgtcctcaaatgaccttagctgttaataggacgttaaacaaaataaaacaaaccaaacatccaTTTTAATTCCCCTCATTgatctatataatattacatcATTCTTTCATTGTAGGTGTTtcttctgccctgcaggtagggcgtaagaattgtacctgttgcccccattgcaagatcgtaagaggcgactaaatatgGGATCTTATCTGTTGTGTTTGTAATGGTTCTTTTACTTATAAACTACCAGGACAACGCACGACTGCTTGGAACATTTTAATGGCGGGGCACAACATTACAAACATGCGCAGTACACAAACCGGAACCATGCGGTTCTGTTATAGgaacgtactaacatcaggatAATGACCACGGATAGTAACGGATACATACATAACACTTTTCCCTCTCTCAAGAAAGGTTTCCCTTATCCATAATAATCTGTAATTAATTACAGCTTTCTTAGCtcacatgtttgttaaaattaaacaaattaaagttcATAAGTTCAATGTCCAAAAATCAACATGAATCTTTAACACAATAAACACTGAACTAAACACACTGCTATAAATTTAACAGTTTTCAATCAGACGCGATGGTTTGATTATATCACGACGCGGATAGCGATGTTCGTGTGTCACATTGGTCGATGGATCAGTCTGATCAGTCTCTGGTGTAGTAGTAGCTACTTCACTGGTTTGAATCCTAATTGGACAATCTGCTGAAGGAATCCTCTGAGTACCAATGGTTGGATTAGGTAAGATACCTGGAAGACTGTCCAGAGAATTTTGAGTGTCTGGAACTGCTTGCTCTCTTGGTTCAAAGTTACAAGCTGGATCACATGTACGTATTTGATCCACATGTCTTTTCCATATAAGGTTGTCCACCTGAATGGTATATGTCATTGGTCCTAGCTTGCGGATAACAATACCTTTGATCCATGAAGGTTTCCGTGGGTTTCCACGGTAGTCGTGAGTAATGACAATGTCACCAATTTCGAACAATCGTGTTTTTGACTCTGTTGGTGTAGTCTTTTGTTGAATTTTCCCAGAAAGATCCGGACGCATAATATCCAACCTGGTCCTCAACTTCCTTCCCAAGAATAGTTCACTGGGTGGAGTCTTGGTGAGACTATGTGGTGTTGTACGGTACGACAACAAAAACGAAGCAAGTTTCTGGTTCAGACTAGTATCTGACTGAACCAGGGATTTCAAAGCTTGCTTGAATGTACGTACAGCTCTCTCTGCCTCGCCGTTTGAGCTGGGGTGATAAGGTGCAGAAAGTATATGACGTACACCATTTTCTTTCAAGAATGTGGCAAACTCTGCTGCAGTAAATTGCGGTCCATTATCTGAAACTAGTTCTTTGGGTAAACCATACGACGCGAATAGATACCTCAACGCGTTGATAGTACTGGCTGTGGTCGTGGAAGACATGCGTATCACATCTAACCACTTTGAATGTGCATCGACCACTACCATGAACATTTCACTCATGAATGGTCCAGCAAAATCGATATGAATACGGTTCCATGGTGCCGACGGCCATCTCCAAGGGTTTGCAGGAGATTTCGGTGCATTTGGTAGTACTTTCTGACATGCCTCACAGCCCGACACTTTCCGTTCAATATCCACATCCATGTTTGGCCACCATGCATGTAACCGAGCCAGGGATTTCATTCTAACAATTCCTGGATGGTTGCTATGCAGTTCATCTAATATTTCACTTTGATATTGGTTCGGAATGATTACTCGTACTCCTCTGAGTAAGCATCCTTCCTCAATGGTCAGTTCATCACGAATTCTGTGATATGGTTTATGTTCATCTCCCATTTCCGCATTTGGCCATCCACTTCGGGTAAATTCCATTACGCGTGCCAAAGTTGTATCTCTTTGTTGCCGCAGCGATACGCGTAGCAGTAACAGGTAAGCTGTTAACTTGCATTTTGTTCACTAACTGAGCTTCCTCATATAACGCATAGTTGTCGTCAACTCCACTTTCCTCCTCTTTCATAGGAAAACGTGATAACACATCAGCATTTCCGTTTTTATCCGTTGAACGAAACTTGATGTCGAACTGGTACGCGGATAACTGTATCGCCCATCTTTGCAATCGAGACGCGGCCAAAACCGGAATGCCCTTCTTTGGTCCCAATATAGTTGTCAGCGGTTTATGGTCCGTCAATAGGGTAAAACGTCGCCCGTACAGATACTGGTGAAACCGTTGAATTCCAAAGATAATCGCTAACGCTTCTTTTTCTATCTGCGAATAATTCCTTTCCGCTGATGTCAAGGTGCGCGAAACGTACGCTATGGGTTTGTCGTTCGACTCAATGGTGTGCGAGATAACGGCTCCAAGTCCATATGATGAAGCATCGACAGCTAACGTCAATGGTTTCTTTGGGTCATAATGTACCATAACCTCAGATGAAACCAAAAGTTTCTTGATAGTCTCACGCATTCGCACATGTTGGGCTCCATTGCCATTCGACATCATTGGCAAGCAGATGAGTAAGAGGCTCAAGGACAGTCGCCATGTTGAGAATGAATTTCCGGTAATAATTCACAATACCGAGCCAAGATTGAAGTTAACGCTTATTCTGAGGATCagccaatttcaaaatggcttCCACTTTTCTCGGTGAAGGGTGGATACcttctttattgactttgaaCGCGAAATATTCTACTTCATCGCGAAGGAAAAAACAATTGTCTTTCCGTAGTCGTATACCGAAATTTTCAAGTCGCTGTAGTGTCGTATGAAGATTGTGACGGTGTTCCAAGTAAGATTTCCCTGTAATTAGAATATCATCTAATATGCATCCGACACCCTCAATTCCTTGCAGGACTTGATCCATTGTGCGTTGAAAAATAGCTGGTGCAGCCGCAACTCCAAATGGAAGACGCGTATACTGGTACAAACCTTGGTGTGTGTTGATGGTTACAAGGTTTCGCGACTCCTCGTCTAAGAGTACTTGTTGATACGCACTAGTCAAATCAAGTTTTGAGAACTGTTCACCACCATTCAACTTTGCAAACAACTCTTCACTTGTGGGTAAAGGATATTCTGGAACATCCAAGTAGGGATTGATAGTGACTTGATAGTCCCCACATATCCATCAGGCTTCAACACTGGTACCATAGGAGTGCCCCAATCAGAACTCTCCACTTTTCTGAGAATACCGGCCTTTTCCAAGCGTTCAAGCTCTTCACCAATCTTGTACTTTAGAGCAAAAGGCACGGGCCTTGGTTTGAAAAACTTTGGTGTACAGTTATCTTTCAATCGAAGTGCCGCAGTTACACATTTCACA
This genomic stretch from Pecten maximus chromosome 13, xPecMax1.1, whole genome shotgun sequence harbors:
- the LOC117340351 gene encoding uncharacterized protein K02A2.6-like — its product is MDVDIERKVSGCEACQKVLPNAPKSPANPWRWPSAPWNRIHIDFAGPFMSEMFMVVVDAHSKWLDVIRMSSTTTASTINALRYLFASYGLPKELVSDNGPQFTAAEFATFLKENGVRHILSAPYHPSSNGEAERAVRTFKQALKSLVQSDTSLNQKLASFLLSYRTTPHSLTKTPPSELFLGRKLRTRLDIMRPDLSGKIQQKTTPTESKTRLFEIGDIVITHDYRGNPRKPSWIKGIVIRKLGPMTYTIQVDNLIWKRHVDQIRTCDPACNFEPREQAVPDTQNSLDSLPGILPNPTIGTQRIPSADCPIRIQTSEVATTTPETDQTDPSTNVTHEHRYPRRDIIKPSRLIENC